Within the Borrelia miyamotoi genome, the region TCCTGAACTAGTCGATTTTTAATTATAACATAAATAAAATATAATTAATAAGGAATTAGAGAGATATAGAAATGAACTTGATATTAATCAACCCAGATGAATTCAAAAATGGCATAATGCTTAATGACTTAAGAGTAAAACACATTACTGAGATATTAAAACTTAAAAATAACAAAACATTTAAATTTGGCATTATTGGAGAAGAACATATTTATTCATGCATATACCAAAAAGATATCAAACTTTTTTTTAAAAAAAATCATAAAATAGCAAAATCAAATAAGCTAAAAAAGTTAAAAGTAATAGTTGGTTTAGTAAGACCAATTGCAGCAAAAAGAATAATCACACACCTTGGAAGTATTGGAATATCTGAACTTATTTTTTTTAATGCTCTACTTAGCGAAAAATCATATTCATGCTCCAAACTTTTTAAAGAAAAAGAATATGAAAAATATCTAATAGAAGGTGCTATGCAAGGTGGCATTACCTACATACCAAAAGTCAAAATTCTTAACAATATAACAGAAGTTCTAGAAAGAATAAAAGATGAAGGATCTGAGGCAAAAAGAATATTACTTGAAAGAGAAAGCAAGAACAAATTAGTTGACCTCAATGTAAAAACAAAGAATTCTATTGTTGTCATTATCGGACCAGAGAGAGGACTTATAACAAAAGAAATAAATTTAATCAAAGAACATAATTTTAATGCTTACAACATTTCATCAAATATTTTAAGAACAGAAACAGCTACAATAGTAGCATCTACTATCATCACATCAAAAATGAATAACCAATAATATTTGTTAAAATCATCTATAACTTCCTTCAATAAGATATATTTCAATTTAATACCATCATGTTCTACATTTGTAAGCATAAAAACAAATTAACATCAACAAGCACTATTGTTTACATAATTTGACACTTAGTTTACTACTGTTTGATTTACAAGTTTATTATAAATATAAAGTTCAATTATAGAACCTTTTAATGCATCATAAGGCAATTTAATAAGTCCTCCCTTAGATCTAAAAGAATAAAGCAAAGAACTATTTCCACCGGAATCCTTTACCTTAACCATTATATCTACACTGGATGGATAAATATCCAATTTATAAGTCAAAATTCCAAAAACACCTAAATCATTATTTTTTGGTTCATTAATAGTAATTATCAAATTATCTATATTTTCAAACTTACTTCCTGGAGTCAAAGACTGGGAAACAACAATTCCAAAATCACTTCCGGTTGACGACAAATTCACATCAAAATTAATTTCATCATTTAAAAGAGAAATAATAGCATCTTTATAATAAAGCCCAACATAATTTTTCAAATATTTAATCTTATTGTCTACCAAACCCTTGCTTACCAAAAATTGAAGATCAACTAAGCCTGCAATCTTAGTATCTGGAGAAGGTTCCTGCTGAATTATTATCCCCTTTGGAAGGGTACTTTCAACTTCAATGGGCCTTAATAAATGATAAAGCATCCTATTATTGCTACTTAAATTAGCCTTTAAATTAATAAGCACATCATCAATATTTTTCCCAATAAAATTATCAATCTTATTGACTACAGCTCCTTTACTAACAAAGATCTTAACCTTACTATCAAGTCTTAAAACAGTACCTGCTTTAGGATTTTGATCTATTACCTTTCCTTTATCAAAAGAAGTTGACGAAAATTTAAGCTCAACATAAGGAACAAGTTCTTTATTTTGAAGCTCAGCAATCGCATCTTCAAGATAAAATTCACTAAGATTTGGAACAACAACAAGATCACTGCCCTTTAAAAATATAAAAAATATTGAAAACGAAATAATCAAAGAACCAAAAATAGTAAGTATTAAACCCTTAGCTATATACTTGGGCAAAGTAAAGATTACTCTATCAAAATTTGCATTACCTTCGTATAAATTATTACTATTACTTAAATTTTGACCATCTAAAGATAATTTACCACCTGGCCTGTTATCACCCAATACCATATCATCTCCTTATATTTAAGCTTTTAAGAAAAAATTCTACCTATTAAGTTACTACTTCCATTATAAAAGGATTTACAATCCAAAACGTTTCTCCCAGCTCTTTGAAGCTCTAATAACAATAAAATTCCATCTCCCGTCTTTACCAAAAAACCTCTATTAGGATCAAAGGAAATAATTGCTCCTATTGCTTGCTCACTATGATCATTAGTACTTAAAAAATCAGCCCTATGAAAAATAATTTCATCTTTACCAAGCTTAGCTCTTGCAAGCGGCCAAGGATTACAAGCATTAATCCTACTCTTAATCTCAAAAGCACTCAAATTAAAATCAAGGGCTCTATAATGCTTATTAAAAAAAGAACAATATGTTGCGTGCCTTGAATCTTGAACTATTCCAATACTTCCTTTCTCTATTTTACCTAAAGCTTCCACAACAAGATTAAAGCTATTCAAAGAAACATATCTAAAAATATCAGCACTTGTATTAAAGCTTTTTATTTCAAACTGACTCTGTGACAAAATATTCCCACTATCCATCTCCAAAACCATTTTTTGAACACTAATACCACCAATATTATCACCATTTAAAATAGCAGTTTGGATAGGAGAAGGACCCCTATATTTTGGCAAAAGAGAGGGATGAACATTAATACAACCCATTGGAAAAATATCCAGAAATTCTTGTCTAAATATTTTTCCATAAGAAAAAACCAACATAAGATCAGGTTGTAATTTCTTAACCTCTTCTATAACATTAATACTAAGCACCAAAGGATCTAAAACCGTAATATCCCTTTTAACAGCTTCAATCTTGATCTCATTAACTCTTAAAGAAAGACCACGACCACTAGGCTTATCAGGTACAGTTAACACACCAACTACATTATACTGATCTGAAACTTTCCTTAAAAGTTCTAAAGCAATACCGTCAGAACTTGCAAAAACAATTCTCAAGCCTTAACAATCCTCCTTATTTTCTATAAGACTTCAACAGCTTGTTTTTAAGCTTATCCTCATAATAGTCAATAAAAAGCACTCCTTTTAAATGATCCATCTCATGTTGAATAATCCTAGCTAACAAGTTTGAATCTTCAATCTTAAAGAACTTACCATTCTCATCATAAGCCTCAACTACAATAGA harbors:
- a CDS encoding 16S rRNA (uracil(1498)-N(3))-methyltransferase; this encodes MNLILINPDEFKNGIMLNDLRVKHITEILKLKNNKTFKFGIIGEEHIYSCIYQKDIKLFFKKNHKIAKSNKLKKLKVIVGLVRPIAAKRIITHLGSIGISELIFFNALLSEKSYSCSKLFKEKEYEKYLIEGAMQGGITYIPKVKILNNITEVLERIKDEGSEAKRILLERESKNKLVDLNVKTKNSIVVIIGPERGLITKEINLIKEHNFNAYNISSNILRTETATIVASTIITSKMNNQ
- a CDS encoding PASTA domain-containing protein, whose amino-acid sequence is MVLGDNRPGGKLSLDGQNLSNSNNLYEGNANFDRVIFTLPKYIAKGLILTIFGSLIISFSIFFIFLKGSDLVVVPNLSEFYLEDAIAELQNKELVPYVELKFSSTSFDKGKVIDQNPKAGTVLRLDSKVKIFVSKGAVVNKIDNFIGKNIDDVLINLKANLSSNNRMLYHLLRPIEVESTLPKGIIIQQEPSPDTKIAGLVDLQFLVSKGLVDNKIKYLKNYVGLYYKDAIISLLNDEINFDVNLSSTGSDFGIVVSQSLTPGSKFENIDNLIITINEPKNNDLGVFGILTYKLDIYPSSVDIMVKVKDSGGNSSLLYSFRSKGGLIKLPYDALKGSIIELYIYNKLVNQTVVN
- the fmt gene encoding methionyl-tRNA formyltransferase; translated protein: MRIVFASSDGIALELLRKVSDQYNVVGVLTVPDKPSGRGLSLRVNEIKIEAVKRDITVLDPLVLSINVIEEVKKLQPDLMLVFSYGKIFRQEFLDIFPMGCINVHPSLLPKYRGPSPIQTAILNGDNIGGISVQKMVLEMDSGNILSQSQFEIKSFNTSADIFRYVSLNSFNLVVEALGKIEKGSIGIVQDSRHATYCSFFNKHYRALDFNLSAFEIKSRINACNPWPLARAKLGKDEIIFHRADFLSTNDHSEQAIGAIISFDPNRGFLVKTGDGILLLLELQRAGRNVLDCKSFYNGSSNLIGRIFS